From the genome of Astyanax mexicanus isolate ESR-SI-001 chromosome 3, AstMex3_surface, whole genome shotgun sequence:
cttatatgtattggttctcctgaatattcagtactttgtaataaatacttggttgctttcagcttcactccacctgtctgactctctctatcaaacgaacacgccggggagttgtaccccggacgagaggtgggggtagcccacctcccattttcttttctacaacagtaaCAATAACAGTTAGCTACTTTAGCCCTGTAGCTTCAATGCTAATTAATGGAGTGTAAGAAAACATACATAGTTAGCTACCATAGCTCTGTATTTCCAGTGttaattggtggggtataaggTAACAATAACAGTTAGCTACTTTAGCCCTGTAGCTCCAATACTAATTGATGGGGAATCTAGCTCACATGGCTggagaacaacacacacagacacacacagacacacacacacacagacacacacactacagctaaACAAAGTCTAATGAAAATCTTGTTTCTATCCACAGGTAGAGGGAACAGAGAGAACAGAGGGAACCGagaaaacaggtgtgtgtgttggctgaCCTTGGCTGAGAACATGTGAGGTTTAAAGGAAAGAAGGATGGAGGGATTAGGAGACGAGTATAAAAGACACAGACATCATCCCCCCTcccacattaatacacacactgctgctctccACACACTCACTGAGACGTCCCAGAGGAACACCTCGGACAGGTAAGCCTGCCAACAGCTCACCCGAGTcaaaacacatacacagacagGTGCACatcagtgtgtttaaaaaaacctgtttcagagatacagatacagatacaagaTTGCTGTCTGTGATCTTGAGATAGGAATTACTATACAGTGTACTAAACAGTACTATAAAATGTACTATACAGAAGTATATAGTGTAATATgcagaatattaatattaatattactagaccgattattatgtagtttataaacactaatatacattgtttttttttatatactaagTACTATAGATTGTGGTGTGTTTATATCATACAGTGATATTGTGCTTTAAAGTGGCATACAAtgtattattcagtgttttacagACTAGTAAACAGTACTATGTTGTATTATTCAATGGTATACAGAGTATAATACAAAACTATACCATGTGTAATGGTGTACTACACAGTTGTGTACAGTGTACTGCATGTGGAATATGTGTACTACACAGTGGTATACAGTGCAATAGTATGTATTATTATACAGTGGCATTTTGTGTTACAGCACAATTAATTATGCAGTGTTTACAGGGTGTTTAAAGTAATTTACAGGATGTTATGGAGTTGTATAAAGGGTATTATACAGTGGATTACAgggtaatataaaataatatgcaATTTAATACATGGTGGTATTCAGTGTCATGTTGTACAGAACAGACTTTTAAGTAGTGACTTACTGTAAGTGCTATACTGTGGTTTACAGAGTATGATACAGTGGTTAACAGGGTATGATACAGCGGTTTGCAGGGTATGATACAGTCATATACAGGGTATAATACAGTGGTTTACAGGGTATGATACAGTGGTTAACAGGGTATGATACAGCAGTTTGCAGGGTGTGATACACTGATTTACAGGATATGATACAGTGGCTTACAGGGTATGATACAGTGGTTAACAGGATATGATAAAGTGGTTTACAGGGTATGATTCAGTGGTTTGCAGTGATATGTGGGGTGTTTAATAAGAGTACATGCAGGTTTATGAGTTAGTTACTCAGTAAACTGGGCTGAATTATAACCTAAAGAtacatgtgtgtgcatttgtgttttAGGAAAGGTGCTCAGTCTGTTAAAGATTACActtatataacacacacatacattcacatgCATCACAGGATCAGCTCTAAGTCACCAAAgactttaatactttaatcagATCAAGAGGATGGCAGAGCGAAGGGTGGGGTGGGTGGGGGTGTTTTGTAAGTGGATACAGTATGAAGGTAACATGAGGAAGGTACACACTCTCAATAACACCAAACACTTTCAACGAATACATACTCAGAACACTCTAAATACACTTAACAAAAACTCCACACACTCAGAACATACTTTAGATACACTTTAGACACTACACATTTTAAATACACTCTTGAATACACACTTAGAGCACTCCAAATATACACTTataaaacacactacacactcaaaacaatttaaatactctcttaaacacacacacactgcacactcagaacacactaaatacactttgaaaaaacacaccacacactgtgAACATACTTTAGATATACTCTGAACTACGCATTTCAAATACGCTCTggatacacactacacactaagaaCACTCTAAATACACTCTTAAAACATATTACACATTTCAAATACACTCTGAACAAACTCTACACATTTCAAATGCACTCTAAATACACACTAAACGCTCAGAACACTGTCTAAATAGACtttcaacacacacactacacactaataATTAAAATGCACTCtaaaaacacactacacactcagaacacactccAAATTCACTCTGAACACACATAACACACTAAAATTGATCTAAAAACACTCAAACATACACATACTACACTTAGAACACACTTAGAAATTCACTCtaaaaacacactacacactcaaacacactctaaATACACTCAGAACTCACATTATACattcaaaactaaacaaaaataaacacaccacacTCTCAGAGCATACTTCAGATGCACTCTGAACACACTCTCTaaatacacattacacactcatAATACTCTAAATCCACTtttaacacacactcagcacacactccAGATATGCACTACACACTCTCcagacacacacaacacaactctCTTTACATCCAGAGAGAATTCGAGGGAGTGAAAATGTGAGGGAGTGAGGCTGTGAAAGTGCCTGAAGGCAGGCAAGCAAGGGAGTGAGGGAATAAGTGTAAGAGTGAAAAAACATGAGTGTGAGAGTGTAAAGAAGTGAAAAGGAGTTTCAAACTGTGTTGCAAAAACAATGAGAGGGTGAAAGTGTGACACTGTGATCAACAAGCACATAGTCATACTTTCTGATAGCTCTGTAaattagctgttagcattagctgtgtGCAGCTCAGAAAGATCAGGCCTGTTTTGGTCTGGATGCAGGAGTGTTCACTGGTGTAAGGTActaagatatatagatagatactttattgaacCCAGATGGGAAAATCTAGAGAGTGTTTTAGAGATTCTAGAGAATTCTATAAGAGTGTTCAGTAAAAGACTGACGTTTGGCACACACACATGGACAGCAGGGTGGATCAGAACTCGGAACAGACTAGATCAGCGCTAATACCTCAATCCTACAGGACCCTGCTGCCAGCATGACCTCTGACCTTTACCTGTACAATCtgcatgcacacatgcacactcacacacacacacagagtcaggaCAGATCTTCAAACCTAAATTAGAACAATCACTTAGAGTGTCAATCAGCAGGGATCATGGCTAATGCCTAAGATTAGCTTTAGTGCTAATCCGGATTACTGCGGGGCACCAGGGGGCAGCAGAGAGCAATGCTGACATCACAGTACAGCCAACATCCTCCTCTACCTGCACACAGTGTGAACAGCTGCTGTATGAGGCTAAccctcagtgtctctctctctctctgtctctctctctctctctctgcagctgacACACGGCCGATCCGGGATGAATTCGGCACCTGCAAGCAGTGCCCTGGCGGCTCCAGCAGGCGGAGCTGGACCCACCACCCCAAAAAAGGGCCCGCCCAAATTCAAACAGAGGCAAACCCGTACATTCAAGAGCAAAGCCCCTAAACCCGGACAGAAAGGGTGGGTctccctttcactctctctctcttttacacacacacacacacacacacacaaacaacacactaaaacacattcTGATCTAAATGAATCTAATGATATATAGAAGTTTGgacaaaagtcatccaaactatgaaaaaacatggatttatttagtaaacaa
Proteins encoded in this window:
- the pde6hb gene encoding retinal cone rhodopsin-sensitive cGMP 3',5'-cyclic phosphodiesterase subunit gamma, which gives rise to MNSAPASSALAAPAGGAGPTTPKKGPPKFKQRQTRTFKSKAPKPGQKGFGDDIPGMEGLGTDFTVVCPWEAFGDMELSDLAKYGII